From a single Lewinella sp. LCG006 genomic region:
- a CDS encoding phosphotransferase family protein yields the protein MQDQTIDIRSGEELNVDKLTAYLKEHIPGFTTISEVRQFPGGFSNLTYLLRTNLGAWVLRRPPRGAKIKSAHDMAREFRVLEKLRRIYGRIPAPIHLCEDHDLLGYTFYVMERVDGIILRNKPPQGLDLSPPRMRVISEATIDNLALLHQINIDSTGLSELGKPEGYVGRQISGWTKRYEHAQTDDIAVMEELAAWMVNNQPEDGYPGLIHNDYKYDNLVLDASEPARILAVLDWEMATVGDTRMDLGTSLAYWSEASEAKVMQMAAGNLTWLPGNLTRTEVVERYQHTTGHQLENILFYFVYGAFKIGVIVQQIYARWKQGHSKDPRFSELIQAVHYFGNLARLAIEKDRISRLL from the coding sequence ACGACCATTTCTGAAGTCCGGCAATTTCCGGGTGGGTTTTCTAACCTGACCTACCTTCTGCGCACGAATCTGGGGGCCTGGGTGCTGCGCCGACCACCACGTGGGGCAAAGATAAAATCGGCACATGATATGGCTCGCGAATTTCGGGTATTGGAAAAATTGCGGCGTATTTACGGTCGCATTCCTGCCCCCATCCATTTGTGCGAAGACCATGATTTACTAGGCTATACTTTTTACGTCATGGAAAGGGTCGACGGGATCATTCTTCGCAACAAACCACCCCAGGGTCTTGATCTTTCCCCACCACGGATGCGGGTAATTTCGGAAGCAACCATTGACAACCTTGCGCTACTGCACCAAATCAATATTGACAGCACGGGTTTATCCGAATTAGGAAAACCGGAAGGCTATGTAGGACGTCAGATAAGTGGTTGGACAAAACGTTACGAGCATGCACAAACAGATGACATTGCGGTAATGGAAGAACTTGCAGCATGGATGGTTAACAACCAGCCTGAAGACGGTTATCCTGGCTTAATCCACAATGACTACAAATACGACAATCTGGTCCTGGACGCATCCGAACCAGCACGTATTTTGGCAGTATTGGATTGGGAAATGGCTACAGTAGGAGATACCCGCATGGATTTAGGCACCAGTCTGGCCTATTGGAGTGAGGCATCAGAAGCTAAAGTAATGCAGATGGCCGCTGGCAACCTGACTTGGTTACCGGGCAATTTGACGCGCACAGAGGTGGTTGAAAGATACCAACATACGACCGGACACCAACTCGAAAACATCCTCTTTTACTTTGTTTATGGTGCTTTCAAAATTGGCGTTATTGTACAACAAATTTACGCTCGCTGGAAACAAGGACATAGCAAGGATCCCCGTTTTAGTGAACTTATTCAAGCTGTGCACTATTTTGGTAATTTAGCCAGGCTCGCCATTGAAAAAGATCGCATAAGCAGATTACTTTAG
- a CDS encoding glucosaminidase domain-containing protein, translating to MLNRLYTLTFFPLLLLFLAPAVNLKAQQSETQLNYINRFKDIAVQEMERTGIPASIKLAQGLLESNAGQSVLARRANNHFGIKCGSDWQGDSFYREDDDYDANGQLIKSCFRSYKNSDASFIAHSEFLRDPRKAFRYGFLFRLDPMDYRNWAYGLKQAGYATNPAYPESLISLIERYQLFLYDNATAVDIDTPSDIVASGILDNNDVRYVVVTKGESLEDIAKRVDVSVRNLISYNEKITSSQQEIAEGERVYLQPKRNGYRGKEKYHTVATGETMFNISQEYAVKLNKLYKRNRMSQGEEPRVNEKIKLRGCKVKDAPKLRSEEDEFLNPESSAPLLPNGELDMEEPDEDTSQPSTPTRPVTPPPVIVQPEAPNNGGNRPDVPIIIVDPNRPPAPAPQPTKPTTTQPPVVSPTPTNPSPAPTTNPTNNPNGTPVYHTVVAGETLYGISRRYNITVDQLKSLNGLTENTIQAGMQLRVK from the coding sequence ATGCTCAATCGATTATATACCCTTACCTTCTTTCCTTTGCTGCTTTTGTTTTTAGCTCCTGCTGTGAACCTTAAAGCGCAGCAGAGCGAAACCCAGCTCAACTATATCAACCGCTTCAAGGATATTGCCGTGCAAGAAATGGAGCGCACGGGCATTCCCGCCAGTATCAAATTGGCACAGGGGCTTTTGGAATCTAATGCCGGGCAAAGCGTTTTGGCCAGACGTGCCAACAATCACTTCGGTATCAAATGTGGTAGTGATTGGCAAGGCGATAGTTTTTACCGGGAAGATGATGACTATGATGCCAATGGCCAGCTTATCAAAAGCTGTTTCCGTTCTTATAAGAATAGCGATGCTTCCTTTATTGCGCATTCAGAATTTCTGCGTGATCCCCGCAAAGCGTTTCGCTACGGGTTTCTCTTCCGTCTTGATCCAATGGATTACCGCAACTGGGCCTACGGGCTCAAGCAGGCGGGTTATGCCACTAACCCTGCTTATCCAGAAAGCTTGATCTCTCTGATCGAGCGCTATCAACTTTTTCTCTATGACAATGCTACAGCGGTAGATATCGATACGCCTTCCGATATTGTCGCCAGCGGCATTCTCGACAACAACGATGTTCGCTATGTCGTGGTTACGAAAGGAGAAAGTCTGGAAGATATTGCCAAGAGAGTGGATGTAAGCGTGCGGAATTTGATCAGTTACAACGAAAAAATCACCAGCAGCCAACAAGAAATAGCGGAAGGTGAACGCGTTTATTTGCAACCCAAAAGAAATGGCTATCGCGGCAAAGAAAAATACCACACCGTCGCTACTGGAGAGACGATGTTTAATATTTCTCAGGAGTACGCGGTAAAATTGAACAAGCTCTATAAGCGCAACCGTATGTCTCAAGGGGAGGAGCCACGCGTGAACGAAAAAATAAAGCTTCGGGGTTGCAAAGTAAAAGATGCCCCTAAATTGCGTTCTGAAGAGGACGAATTTTTGAATCCGGAGTCATCAGCCCCTCTCTTGCCCAATGGAGAGCTGGACATGGAGGAGCCAGATGAAGACACCAGCCAACCAAGCACTCCTACGCGCCCGGTCACTCCACCTCCGGTCATTGTACAGCCAGAAGCACCGAATAATGGTGGCAACCGGCCTGATGTTCCAATTATTATCGTGGACCCCAACCGGCCGCCAGCTCCTGCACCACAGCCCACAAAACCTACTACTACTCAACCACCCGTGGTAAGTCCAACCCCTACCAACCCAAGCCCTGCACCAACGACCAATCCCACCAATAACCCGAATGGTACCCCTGTTTACCACACTGTGGTTGCCGGTGAAACACTGTACGGCATTTCACGCAGATACAATATCACCGTAGACCAGTTGAAAAGCTTGAATGGACTGACAGAAAACACAATTCAAGCCGGAATGCAGCTTCGCGTCAAGTAA
- the lptB gene encoding LPS export ABC transporter ATP-binding protein, producing the protein MILRSENLVKLYGRRKVVKEVSLEVHQGEIVGLLGPNGAGKTTTFYMTVGFIQPNEGSVFLNDENITDLPMYQRARRGIGYLPQEPSVFRKLSVEDNIKAVLEMTALSKEEQRDKLESLIEEFRLETVRNSFGDTLSGGERRRTEIARALATNPSFILLDEPFAGIDPIAVEDIQYIVAKLKTKNIGILITDHNVQETLSITDRAYLMFEGSILKAGTAEELAADEIVRKVYLGKHFELRRKVIDVNDRE; encoded by the coding sequence ATGATCCTACGCAGTGAAAATTTAGTAAAACTCTACGGCCGCCGAAAAGTCGTAAAGGAGGTCTCTCTAGAAGTACATCAAGGAGAGATCGTGGGGCTACTCGGGCCTAATGGCGCTGGTAAAACCACCACTTTCTACATGACGGTAGGTTTCATCCAGCCCAACGAGGGCAGTGTTTTCTTAAACGATGAAAACATCACGGATCTTCCTATGTATCAGCGTGCTCGCCGTGGTATTGGATATTTGCCCCAAGAGCCATCCGTTTTTCGTAAACTATCAGTAGAAGATAACATCAAGGCCGTTTTAGAAATGACGGCCCTAAGCAAAGAAGAGCAAAGAGACAAACTAGAGTCTTTGATCGAAGAGTTCCGGTTGGAAACGGTTCGCAATTCCTTTGGCGACACCCTTTCCGGAGGAGAGCGGCGCCGTACAGAGATTGCCCGTGCCCTGGCGACCAACCCCAGCTTTATTCTTCTGGATGAGCCTTTTGCGGGAATCGATCCCATCGCCGTTGAAGACATTCAATACATTGTAGCCAAGCTAAAAACCAAGAACATTGGTATCTTGATTACCGATCACAATGTACAGGAAACACTGTCTATTACCGACCGTGCGTACTTGATGTTTGAAGGGAGCATTCTGAAAGCAGGGACAGCCGAGGAACTGGCGGCAGACGAGATTGTTCGCAAAGTCTACCTCGGCAAGCATTTTGAACTTCGCCGAAAAGTTATTGACGTAAACGATCGCGAATGA
- the crcB gene encoding fluoride efflux transporter CrcB: protein MAYFWVFIGGGLGSLCRFGLASWLNRAEVYPWGTFVANGLSCIILGMLVAVFSKQGLSAELRLLLVTGFCGGFSTFSTFSNELVQMLRHANYFAAGSYLFGSILFGLLAIWLGMRLIN from the coding sequence ATGGCCTATTTCTGGGTTTTTATCGGAGGAGGATTAGGGAGCTTGTGCCGTTTTGGTCTGGCCAGCTGGTTGAACAGGGCAGAAGTTTATCCCTGGGGGACCTTCGTTGCAAACGGCCTTAGCTGCATTATCCTGGGAATGTTGGTAGCGGTGTTTAGCAAACAGGGGCTTAGCGCGGAATTGAGATTACTTTTGGTCACCGGATTCTGTGGTGGTTTTTCCACCTTTTCTACTTTTTCCAACGAATTGGTACAAATGCTACGGCACGCCAATTATTTTGCTGCTGGAAGCTATCTCTTCGGAAGTATATTGTTCGGCCTATTAGCGATTTGGCTCGGGATGCGGCTGATCAATTAG
- a CDS encoding glycosyltransferase family 4 protein, whose translation MLLLAFSFLTAFALTYFAIPSIIHIARDKQLYDVPGERSSHYESTPSLGGIAIFSGAIFSIIYWTPLGGEDHLQYVLCAMLILLLIGAKDDISPVSANKKIISQIMAASILVLKSDVRLESLYGFMGLHQPLPEALVIILSIFTIFVITNAFNLIDGINGLAGSLAVLIFTTFGVWFFVAGFAVLAAIAFAVVGAVLAFLKYNYSPAQIFMGDTGALMLGLMSAFLAIKFIDLNEGLMKGNPYRLTGGPAVAIGILLIPLFDTIRVFSTRIIRGQPPLKADRRHIHHLLIDAGKSHSEATAILVGLSMFVISLVLFCHDKLNTHLVILLELGLVSVFSFYFHRQAHRNRNTN comes from the coding sequence ATGCTCTTATTGGCGTTCAGCTTTCTTACAGCATTTGCACTGACTTACTTCGCGATACCCTCCATCATCCATATCGCTCGGGATAAGCAATTGTATGATGTGCCAGGCGAGCGCAGTTCGCATTACGAGAGTACACCTTCTCTCGGGGGTATTGCTATTTTTTCTGGTGCTATTTTTTCAATCATTTACTGGACGCCACTGGGTGGTGAAGACCATTTACAGTATGTACTTTGTGCGATGCTGATCCTTTTACTCATTGGTGCCAAGGATGATATTTCGCCTGTTTCTGCCAATAAAAAGATCATTAGCCAAATCATGGCGGCCTCTATTTTGGTGCTCAAATCTGATGTTCGTTTAGAAAGTCTTTACGGTTTCATGGGGCTTCATCAGCCATTGCCCGAGGCCTTGGTCATCATTTTATCCATTTTTACCATTTTCGTGATTACGAATGCCTTCAATTTGATTGATGGGATCAACGGCCTGGCAGGCAGCCTGGCGGTCTTGATTTTTACCACTTTTGGGGTGTGGTTTTTTGTGGCGGGTTTTGCTGTTTTGGCAGCGATAGCTTTTGCCGTCGTAGGTGCGGTATTAGCGTTTTTAAAGTACAACTACTCTCCAGCTCAAATTTTTATGGGAGATACTGGTGCCCTAATGCTGGGCCTGATGTCGGCTTTTTTAGCCATTAAGTTTATCGACTTAAACGAAGGTTTAATGAAAGGCAACCCCTATCGGCTAACGGGCGGACCGGCAGTCGCTATCGGGATTTTACTGATTCCATTGTTTGATACCATCAGGGTTTTTTCTACCAGAATCATACGGGGGCAGCCTCCGTTGAAGGCCGATCGTCGCCATATTCATCATTTGTTGATAGATGCTGGTAAATCGCATTCCGAAGCGACGGCTATCCTGGTAGGCTTGAGTATGTTTGTTATCTCGTTGGTACTTTTTTGCCACGACAAATTAAATACTCACCTGGTGATTTTACTGGAGTTGGGCTTGGTGAGTGTATTTAGTTTTTACTTTCATCGGCAAGCTCATCGCAATCGCAACACCAACTAA
- a CDS encoding pseudouridine-5'-phosphate glycosidase, translated as MMSQYLNKKEEVADALADGKAVVALESTIISHGMPYPENVETALRVEETVRKAGAVPATIAILDGQLCAGLNLDQIETLGKTGTAVAKASRRDIPFLLAKKQLGATTVAATMIIAAQAGIELFATGGIGGVHRGGAENFDISADLQELARTNVAVVCAGAKSILDLPLTLEYLETYGVPVIGYQTREFPAFYSRESGLGVDYTLHTPEEVATVLATKWNAGLAGGAIIANPVPEKFSMDATYLNGIIEHALAEATREKIKGKAITPYLLSKIKELTEGKSLVSNIELVLNNARLAAEIAVASSLLKRELLT; from the coding sequence CTGATGAGCCAATACCTCAACAAAAAGGAAGAAGTAGCTGATGCATTAGCTGACGGAAAGGCGGTTGTAGCCTTAGAATCAACGATCATCTCCCACGGGATGCCTTACCCTGAAAATGTAGAAACAGCCCTGCGGGTAGAGGAAACTGTTCGGAAAGCCGGTGCTGTACCAGCAACCATCGCCATTCTTGATGGACAACTGTGCGCAGGTTTGAACCTCGACCAAATCGAGACGCTGGGAAAAACAGGCACCGCAGTGGCCAAGGCCAGTCGGCGGGATATCCCTTTTCTTCTGGCAAAAAAACAGCTTGGAGCAACAACGGTTGCGGCCACAATGATCATTGCAGCACAGGCCGGCATTGAGCTCTTTGCCACTGGCGGTATTGGTGGCGTACACCGCGGCGGAGCAGAAAATTTTGACATTTCGGCAGATTTGCAAGAATTGGCACGAACGAATGTAGCCGTTGTTTGCGCTGGTGCGAAGTCAATCCTGGATTTACCACTCACCTTGGAGTACCTCGAAACCTATGGCGTACCAGTAATCGGTTATCAAACCCGTGAGTTTCCTGCTTTTTATTCTCGAGAAAGCGGATTGGGGGTCGATTATACCTTACATACACCGGAAGAAGTAGCAACAGTTTTGGCTACCAAATGGAATGCTGGTTTAGCTGGAGGGGCCATCATCGCGAACCCCGTGCCGGAAAAATTCAGCATGGACGCCACTTACCTCAACGGCATTATTGAACATGCACTAGCGGAGGCTACGCGCGAAAAGATCAAAGGAAAAGCCATTACGCCTTATTTGTTGAGCAAAATAAAAGAATTGACGGAAGGAAAAAGCTTGGTCTCAAACATTGAATTGGTGCTCAATAATGCTCGTCTGGCTGCAGAAATAGCGGTAGCAAGTAGTCTCCTGAAACGTGAATTGCTCACTTAA
- a CDS encoding carbohydrate kinase family protein produces the protein MSKPIFVLGAALTDMVGFPQRKPTLTESVPGRIVKSSGGVGRNLAENLVRLGLPTELMTVFGDDRNGKALLSECQELNIGVRYSILANGRKGALNLAILDEKNDLFAGIADLSILDVITPAYLESQLPALQEASIICLETNTPPAAIEWLLAQELDVPIYLDPVSAQLATRVKDQLGKFHTVKVNRRQAEVLSGQPLSQSSDVEKLASRWLAAGVQRVFITLGDHGAYAADAERKIHLPAAKVKVADTTGAGDAFQAGLIWASLRKWSLEDCCRAGLAASTVAVRAEGAINKEMSQAVLLEHIRKFC, from the coding sequence ATGAGTAAACCAATCTTTGTGCTGGGAGCAGCACTGACGGATATGGTAGGCTTTCCTCAACGAAAACCAACCTTAACGGAATCAGTACCGGGTAGAATTGTAAAGTCTTCGGGTGGCGTAGGTCGCAACTTGGCCGAAAATCTCGTTCGGCTAGGCTTGCCCACGGAATTGATGACCGTCTTTGGTGATGATCGCAATGGCAAAGCACTGCTCTCCGAATGCCAGGAGCTGAACATTGGTGTACGCTACAGCATCCTGGCTAATGGCCGCAAAGGTGCACTCAACCTGGCGATACTGGACGAAAAGAATGATCTCTTTGCCGGGATCGCCGACCTTTCTATTTTAGACGTAATCACGCCTGCTTACCTGGAGTCTCAGCTCCCCGCGCTGCAAGAAGCAAGCATCATTTGTTTGGAAACCAATACACCACCAGCGGCCATTGAGTGGTTGCTGGCCCAAGAGCTGGATGTACCTATTTATCTCGACCCCGTTTCGGCGCAATTGGCTACCAGGGTCAAGGACCAGCTTGGCAAGTTTCATACCGTAAAGGTAAATCGCCGTCAGGCCGAAGTATTAAGCGGGCAACCCCTCTCACAATCAAGCGATGTAGAAAAATTAGCCAGCAGGTGGCTTGCAGCTGGTGTACAGCGGGTGTTCATTACATTGGGTGATCACGGGGCTTATGCTGCTGATGCTGAACGAAAAATTCATCTGCCAGCAGCCAAGGTAAAAGTAGCAGACACCACGGGAGCAGGAGATGCTTTTCAGGCAGGCCTGATCTGGGCCAGCTTACGCAAATGGTCGCTGGAGGATTGTTGCCGGGCGGGCTTGGCCGCATCCACCGTAGCGGTACGCGCCGAAGGAGCAATCAATAAGGAAATGTCGCAGGCGGTCTTATTGGAGCATATCCGTAAATTTTGTTAG
- a CDS encoding BtpA/SgcQ family protein yields MPFSLSATFPDRKPLVAMIHVPALPGTPAYQNNWPAVLKKVRQEAELLATAGVDALLLENMHDTPYAARTVGPEIVSGMTAVALAVKNIAPQLPCGIQILAGANQAALAVALAADLQFIRAEGFVFGHLADEGWMNSDAAELLRYRRNIGAEHIAVFTDVKKKHSAHAMTADVDLAETAKAAQFFRTDGLIVTGTATGTEAKPEDLAAVKKACPDLPLLVGSGITPGNIKHYLPFADGFIVGSALKKEGHWANDIDPRRVEEMVGALVG; encoded by the coding sequence ATGCCTTTTTCCTTATCCGCTACCTTTCCTGATCGTAAGCCGCTGGTGGCGATGATCCATGTGCCGGCATTACCCGGTACGCCCGCTTATCAAAACAACTGGCCTGCCGTGTTGAAAAAAGTGCGGCAAGAAGCTGAGCTACTCGCTACTGCGGGGGTAGATGCCTTGCTCCTCGAAAATATGCACGATACGCCTTATGCTGCAAGGACAGTAGGCCCTGAAATTGTGAGCGGCATGACAGCCGTGGCGCTAGCGGTGAAAAATATTGCGCCCCAATTACCCTGTGGTATTCAAATTTTGGCAGGAGCGAATCAGGCTGCTTTGGCGGTTGCATTGGCTGCTGATCTCCAATTCATCCGAGCCGAAGGTTTTGTTTTTGGCCACTTGGCGGACGAGGGTTGGATGAACAGTGATGCAGCAGAGCTGCTCCGTTACCGGAGAAATATAGGGGCTGAACATATTGCTGTCTTCACCGACGTCAAGAAGAAACACAGTGCCCACGCCATGACGGCGGATGTGGACTTGGCGGAGACGGCCAAAGCTGCTCAGTTTTTCCGTACAGATGGCTTGATTGTCACCGGAACTGCTACCGGAACGGAAGCAAAACCCGAAGATTTGGCAGCGGTAAAAAAAGCGTGTCCTGATCTTCCGCTGTTGGTAGGGTCAGGGATTACGCCCGGCAATATCAAGCATTATCTGCCTTTTGCGGATGGGTTTATCGTCGGGTCGGCATTGAAAAAAGAGGGGCACTGGGCGAATGATATTGATCCTCGCAGGGTGGAGGAGATGGTGGGGGCTTTGGTGGGATGA